A genomic region of Aeropyrum pernix K1 contains the following coding sequences:
- the pyrB gene encoding aspartate carbamoyltransferase encodes MAGNPFKGRDVISITDFTRGDLELLFRQADVIESKAGSKPLDGKVVALAFFEPSTRTRLSFETAVKRLGGSTLLISGEEAISVAKGENLADTITMLDSYADAIVIRHRYEGAALYAAEVAEKPVINGGDGRQHHPTQAMLDLYTVYSLFGTVDGLTYGVLGDLRYGRAASSFILGLSLFNPRHVYLISPPQLRARREVLEALEKRGVPYTEVERLQDVLGELDVLYVTRIQKERIPDPREYESLRGSYRVTLDLLESFAKESLKVLHPLPRVDEIDFSVDSSRYQAYFTQARLGVRVRMALMNLVMRG; translated from the coding sequence GTGGCGGGGAACCCTTTCAAAGGGCGCGATGTAATATCCATAACCGACTTCACCCGCGGAGACCTAGAGCTCCTCTTCAGGCAGGCTGACGTTATAGAGTCTAAGGCCGGGTCCAAGCCTCTGGATGGTAAGGTTGTGGCTCTCGCCTTCTTCGAGCCTAGCACGAGGACTAGGCTGAGCTTCGAGACTGCCGTGAAAAGGCTTGGAGGCTCCACGCTCCTCATAAGCGGCGAGGAGGCTATAAGCGTGGCCAAGGGGGAGAACCTAGCCGACACGATAACTATGCTGGACTCGTACGCCGACGCTATAGTAATCAGGCATAGGTACGAGGGCGCAGCCCTCTATGCAGCGGAGGTGGCGGAGAAGCCTGTAATAAACGGTGGAGACGGGCGCCAGCACCACCCCACCCAGGCTATGCTGGACCTCTACACGGTTTACAGCCTATTCGGCACGGTTGACGGGCTAACATACGGTGTGCTCGGCGATCTCCGCTACGGCAGGGCCGCCAGCAGCTTCATCCTCGGGCTCTCCCTCTTCAACCCCAGGCATGTATACCTCATAAGCCCGCCGCAGCTGAGGGCTAGGAGGGAGGTCCTCGAGGCCCTGGAGAAGCGGGGCGTACCCTACACTGAGGTTGAGAGGCTGCAGGACGTGCTTGGAGAGCTGGATGTCCTCTACGTGACGAGGATACAGAAGGAGAGGATACCCGACCCCAGGGAGTACGAATCCCTCAGGGGGAGCTATAGGGTAACCCTCGACCTGCTGGAGTCGTTTGCGAAGGAATCGTTGAAGGTGCTGCACCCGCTGCCCCGTGTGGACGAGATAGATTTCTCCGTCGACAGCAGCAGGTATCAGGCGTACTTCACTCAGGCTAGGTTGGGTGTGAGGGTCAGGATGGCCCTCATGAACCTGGTTATGAGGGGGTGA
- a CDS encoding CoA-binding protein, whose protein sequence is MKGSIRDPFEVLRTARVVAVVGASRNPEKDAYRVPEYLKKAGYRIIPVNPSADEILGEKAYPSLDEIPDEIAREVDVVDVFRPPREAEAVAEQAIRLARRAGRRIVVWFQKGTASEEAVKKLLDAGLDVVVDRCMMEEHRRMTASAQA, encoded by the coding sequence GTGAAGGGCTCTATAAGGGATCCGTTCGAGGTCCTCAGGACAGCCCGGGTGGTGGCTGTGGTCGGCGCCAGCAGGAACCCTGAGAAGGATGCATACAGGGTCCCCGAGTACCTCAAAAAGGCTGGATACAGGATAATACCGGTTAACCCCTCCGCCGACGAGATACTGGGTGAGAAGGCTTACCCCAGCCTCGACGAGATACCGGATGAGATAGCCCGCGAGGTGGATGTGGTAGACGTCTTCAGACCCCCCAGAGAGGCTGAGGCGGTCGCCGAGCAGGCCATTAGGCTCGCCAGGAGGGCGGGGAGGAGGATAGTCGTCTGGTTCCAGAAGGGTACGGCTTCGGAGGAGGCTGTGAAGAAGCTGCTGGACGCCGGGTTAGACGTTGTAGTCGACAGGTGCATGATGGAGGAGCATAGGAGGATGACTGCTAGCGCGCAGGCCTAG
- the lpdA gene encoding dihydrolipoyl dehydrogenase: MERFDLVVVGGGPGGYPAAVRAAQEGLNVALVEMDSLGGECTNYGCIPTKALLHPAGLVASLARLKFVKGSVDVDFKGLMEWVDSVVKGVSNGVSTLLKGYGVEVVKGRAKIRPGVVEVDGSGSIGYSKLVLALGTSPASIPGLEPDGEVVHNNRTILGLRRKPGRMLIVGGGYIGVEYATAMARLGVEVTIVELLDRLLPNMQRDFSRVVERRLRAEGVKIHTKSKVEAVERRERYAVVEVSGVGKMEYDAILVAVGRRPNTGDVGLEKLGVKLDKAGYIQVDGATLETGVPGVYASGDVTGPPLLAHRAFLQAVVAAERAAGDSSAAFDAKAVPAVVYTDPELATVGLTLEEARAAGVDAAETRLPLASLPRVGAIEGCRECFAKVVYDRSSRAILGFHVAAPHASEIIAEAALAIEMGATLEDLALTIHPHPSVSEALKEVAELALERPIHYILRRGGARR, translated from the coding sequence TTGGAGAGGTTCGACCTCGTGGTTGTCGGCGGAGGCCCCGGGGGATATCCAGCGGCTGTCCGAGCTGCACAGGAAGGGCTGAACGTCGCCCTAGTGGAGATGGATAGCCTGGGCGGGGAGTGCACCAACTATGGTTGCATACCGACGAAAGCTCTTCTACACCCCGCAGGTCTTGTAGCCTCGCTAGCGAGGCTCAAGTTCGTCAAGGGCAGCGTGGACGTGGACTTCAAGGGCCTCATGGAGTGGGTTGATAGTGTTGTTAAGGGTGTTTCAAACGGCGTTTCAACGCTGCTCAAGGGTTACGGTGTTGAGGTTGTAAAGGGCAGGGCGAAGATAAGGCCTGGCGTTGTCGAGGTTGACGGGTCGGGCAGCATAGGGTATTCAAAGCTGGTTCTGGCCCTCGGCACCAGCCCCGCCTCAATACCTGGTCTCGAGCCCGACGGGGAGGTTGTACACAACAACAGAACCATACTCGGCCTGAGGAGGAAGCCGGGTAGAATGCTCATAGTTGGCGGTGGATACATTGGGGTAGAGTATGCCACGGCCATGGCTAGGCTAGGGGTCGAGGTTACCATAGTGGAGCTTCTCGACAGGCTACTTCCTAACATGCAGAGGGATTTCTCCAGAGTCGTGGAGAGGAGGCTGAGGGCTGAGGGCGTGAAGATACACACTAAGAGCAAGGTCGAGGCTGTGGAGAGGCGCGAGCGCTACGCGGTTGTCGAGGTCTCCGGGGTTGGCAAGATGGAGTACGATGCTATACTCGTGGCCGTGGGGAGGAGGCCCAACACGGGGGACGTGGGGCTTGAGAAGCTGGGGGTGAAGCTTGACAAGGCCGGCTATATACAGGTGGATGGTGCCACTCTGGAGACGGGGGTACCGGGGGTGTATGCCAGCGGCGACGTCACCGGGCCCCCCCTCCTAGCCCATAGAGCGTTCCTCCAGGCGGTAGTCGCCGCGGAGAGGGCTGCGGGCGACTCCTCCGCCGCCTTCGACGCCAAAGCAGTGCCTGCCGTAGTGTATACAGACCCCGAGCTGGCTACTGTAGGGTTGACGCTTGAGGAGGCTAGGGCGGCGGGTGTGGATGCCGCGGAGACTAGGCTCCCCCTAGCTAGCCTTCCCAGGGTGGGGGCGATCGAGGGTTGCAGGGAGTGCTTCGCTAAGGTGGTCTACGATAGAAGCAGCCGCGCTATACTCGGGTTCCACGTGGCTGCGCCTCACGCCTCGGAGATAATCGCCGAGGCCGCTCTGGCCATAGAGATGGGGGCTACGCTGGAGGACCTCGCCCTCACAATACACCCACACCCGAGCGTTTCCGAGGCGTTGAAAGAAGTCGCCGAGCTAGCGCTTGAGAGGCCCATTCACTATATCCTACGTAGGGGCGGGGCAAGGCGGTAA
- the cutA gene encoding divalent-cation tolerance protein CutA, translating to MSRVKVVLVTAPKGDGDRLAREIVEQRLAACVNVVRGIKSYYWWEGSINLDDEDLLIIKTSEEKLDSLIKAVKEMHPYSVPEILALDVSRGNESYVEWVVKEVGGG from the coding sequence ATGTCGCGCGTGAAGGTTGTCTTGGTCACTGCTCCCAAGGGTGATGGAGACAGGCTTGCAAGGGAGATTGTGGAGCAGAGGCTGGCGGCCTGCGTTAACGTTGTCCGGGGTATAAAGAGCTACTACTGGTGGGAGGGGTCTATAAACCTCGACGATGAGGACCTGCTGATTATTAAGACTAGCGAGGAGAAGCTCGACAGCCTCATCAAAGCTGTTAAAGAGATGCACCCCTACAGCGTGCCCGAGATACTTGCCCTCGACGTCTCTAGGGGTAATGAGAGCTATGTTGAGTGGGTGGTAAAGGAGGTTGGCGGGGGCTAG
- a CDS encoding dihydrolipoamide acetyltransferase family protein: MGRIVQVKLPDIGEGIAEGEIVEWLVEEGAVVKQFSPLVRVLTAKATVEIPSPYTGRVVRLLAKPGDVVRVGDPIIEIEVEEGEAPKAPEAAEKPSATVEPPKAEEAAAPPPQAAPAILVRAPPRVRRLARQLGVDLARVRGTGPRGAITEDDVRRAAAMLATAPKPEAPPPVAEEAEERIPVRGIKRSMAQSMSLSKSKIPHAYIAEEVDFTELSKLREALKRDAEEKGVRLTYLPFVFKAVAKAIRKYPLVNSEFDEEKMEIVVKKAVNIGFAVDTPHGLVVPVVKNVEKKGLFAIAREIADLTAKAREMRLSLEEVSGATFTITNVGSIGSVIGFPVIYPPNVAILGVHRLVERPVYVDGELKPRKIGFVSLSFDHRALEGAYATRFLMEVKRLLENPALLFAEDYEFR, encoded by the coding sequence GTGGGTAGGATTGTCCAGGTAAAGCTACCGGATATTGGAGAGGGCATAGCCGAGGGGGAGATTGTAGAGTGGCTAGTAGAGGAGGGGGCGGTTGTAAAGCAGTTCAGCCCTCTAGTCAGGGTGCTGACTGCGAAAGCGACGGTGGAAATACCATCCCCATACACGGGTAGGGTTGTGAGGCTTCTAGCCAAGCCGGGCGACGTGGTTAGGGTTGGGGATCCTATAATTGAGATTGAGGTTGAGGAGGGAGAGGCTCCTAAGGCGCCAGAGGCGGCGGAGAAGCCCTCTGCGACAGTCGAGCCTCCTAAGGCTGAGGAGGCGGCTGCTCCTCCCCCGCAAGCAGCCCCTGCCATTCTAGTCAGAGCACCGCCAAGGGTTAGGAGGCTGGCCCGGCAGCTCGGCGTAGACCTAGCCAGAGTGAGGGGCACAGGCCCACGGGGTGCTATTACGGAGGATGACGTCAGGAGGGCGGCTGCGATGCTCGCCACGGCACCCAAGCCTGAAGCACCCCCGCCTGTCGCAGAGGAGGCTGAGGAGAGGATACCTGTAAGGGGTATCAAGAGGTCCATGGCCCAGTCTATGAGCCTGAGCAAGTCGAAGATACCTCACGCCTATATTGCAGAGGAGGTCGACTTCACAGAGCTCTCTAAGCTTAGGGAGGCCCTGAAGAGGGATGCCGAGGAGAAGGGGGTTAGGCTGACCTACCTCCCCTTCGTGTTCAAGGCTGTGGCAAAGGCTATCAGGAAGTATCCTCTAGTCAACTCCGAGTTCGACGAGGAGAAGATGGAGATCGTCGTTAAGAAGGCTGTGAACATCGGGTTCGCGGTCGACACGCCACACGGCCTCGTAGTCCCCGTTGTAAAGAACGTTGAGAAAAAGGGGTTGTTCGCGATAGCGAGGGAGATAGCCGATCTCACGGCTAAGGCTAGAGAGATGAGGCTTAGCCTTGAGGAAGTGTCGGGAGCAACCTTCACTATAACCAACGTAGGCAGCATCGGCAGCGTGATAGGCTTCCCCGTGATATACCCGCCCAACGTTGCCATACTAGGCGTCCACAGGCTGGTCGAGAGGCCTGTCTACGTTGACGGAGAGCTCAAGCCGAGGAAAATTGGGTTTGTGTCGCTAAGCTTCGACCACAGAGCCCTGGAGGGTGCCTACGCGACCAGGTTCCTTATGGAGGTTAAGAGGCTGCTCGAGAACCCCGCCCTCCTCTTCGCCGAGGACTATGAATTCCGGTAG
- the pth2 gene encoding peptidyl-tRNA hydrolase Pth2, which yields MTGEGYKQAIVVRRDLGMGRGKAAAQAAHASCEAVFLILESGRPEWRRWLEMWRLQGQAKVVLRVESLAELQEVYSKAVEEGLPASFVRDAGKTQLEPGTPTAAAVGPAPSRLVDRITGGLKLF from the coding sequence ATGACTGGGGAGGGGTATAAGCAGGCCATCGTAGTCAGGAGAGACCTGGGGATGGGGAGGGGTAAGGCAGCCGCCCAGGCTGCCCACGCCTCGTGCGAGGCGGTGTTCCTCATACTAGAGAGCGGTAGGCCCGAGTGGAGGAGGTGGCTGGAGATGTGGAGGCTTCAGGGTCAGGCTAAGGTAGTTCTGAGGGTTGAAAGCCTGGCCGAGCTGCAAGAAGTATATAGCAAGGCTGTGGAGGAGGGCCTGCCCGCCTCTTTCGTCAGGGACGCTGGCAAAACTCAGCTGGAGCCTGGTACGCCTACTGCTGCGGCGGTGGGCCCCGCACCCTCTAGGTTAGTCGACAGGATAACTGGGGGGCTCAAGCTTTTCTAA
- a CDS encoding TIGR04053 family radical SAM/SPASM domain-containing protein, with protein sequence MRGRWPYEEKPLIVFWESTKACLLACKHCRAEALTEPQPGELSTREALALVDQVVEFGRPYPILVITGGDPLMRRDFWRILEYAVSQGLRVAVAPSVTPLLTREVVRRMARMGVARISISIDSGLPEVHDAIRGVPGTFKASVNIVREALAAGLPVQINTTVMKPTVDSLPETLKLLLDLGVDVWEVFYVVPTGRAARILDLTPSEWEDVSNYLYDASRYGVLVRTVEGPMFRRIALTRRLLENMGLDWRNRLRPGSLYHKLARKTLELLGDPPGEARAQTTGTRDGKGVIFVSNKGLVYPSGFLPYPVGDVRKSSLKEIYQSSPELEGLRKAVFKGRCGRCEFSQLCGGSRARAYSYTGDPLGEDPACAYRPGEFRSLLQELGVGEADVYGLVEKLGHGRIL encoded by the coding sequence GTGCGGGGTAGATGGCCCTACGAGGAGAAGCCCCTCATAGTCTTCTGGGAGTCTACCAAGGCGTGCCTCCTAGCATGTAAACACTGCAGGGCCGAGGCTCTCACAGAGCCCCAGCCGGGGGAGCTATCGACCCGGGAGGCCCTGGCGCTGGTAGACCAGGTCGTCGAGTTTGGGAGGCCCTACCCGATACTCGTCATAACGGGCGGAGACCCTCTTATGAGGAGGGACTTCTGGAGGATCCTAGAGTACGCCGTCAGCCAGGGCCTCAGGGTTGCCGTGGCACCTAGCGTCACCCCCCTCCTCACGAGGGAGGTCGTCAGGCGTATGGCTAGAATGGGTGTCGCCAGGATATCGATATCCATAGACAGCGGCCTACCCGAAGTGCATGACGCTATACGGGGAGTCCCCGGCACCTTCAAGGCCAGCGTTAACATCGTCAGAGAGGCGCTCGCCGCCGGCCTCCCCGTGCAGATTAACACTACAGTCATGAAGCCCACGGTGGATAGCCTCCCCGAAACACTGAAACTGCTCCTCGATCTGGGTGTGGACGTGTGGGAGGTCTTCTACGTAGTCCCCACTGGCAGGGCCGCCAGGATCCTGGATTTAACCCCCTCTGAGTGGGAGGATGTGAGCAACTACCTCTACGACGCCTCAAGATACGGCGTTCTGGTTAGAACCGTTGAGGGCCCAATGTTCAGGAGGATAGCCCTCACCCGCAGGCTTCTAGAGAATATGGGGTTAGACTGGAGAAACCGCCTGAGGCCGGGCAGCCTCTATCACAAGCTCGCCAGGAAGACCCTCGAGCTGCTTGGAGACCCCCCGGGCGAGGCTAGAGCCCAGACAACCGGTACTAGGGACGGGAAGGGTGTGATATTCGTGTCCAACAAGGGCCTAGTCTACCCCAGCGGCTTCCTCCCATACCCTGTGGGGGACGTTAGGAAATCCAGCTTGAAGGAGATCTACCAGTCTAGCCCAGAGCTGGAGGGGCTGCGGAAGGCCGTGTTCAAGGGGAGGTGCGGTCGATGCGAGTTCAGCCAGCTCTGCGGAGGCAGCAGGGCTAGAGCCTACTCCTACACTGGCGACCCTCTGGGCGAGGACCCCGCGTGCGCCTACAGGCCAGGGGAGTTCAGAAGCCTGCTCCAGGAGCTTGGCGTAGGGGAGGCTGACGTCTACGGGCTCGTGGAGAAGCTAGGCCACGGAAGGATACTCTAG
- a CDS encoding aspartate carbamoyltransferase regulatory subunit has product MEGEGLLVRKIRSGVVIDHIPPGRAFTMLKALGLLPPRGYRWRIAVVINAESSKLGRKDILKIEGYKPRQRDLEVLGIIAPGATFNVIEDYKVVEKVKLKLPEESQGVLRCPNPTCITRKEREKAVSKMVLVSQDPPAYRCVYCGTTVMGDEIHDLISP; this is encoded by the coding sequence GTGGAGGGCGAGGGACTGCTTGTTAGGAAGATAAGGAGCGGGGTGGTGATAGACCACATTCCCCCAGGCAGGGCGTTCACCATGCTCAAGGCACTGGGCCTTCTCCCGCCCAGGGGCTATAGGTGGAGGATAGCGGTGGTTATAAACGCCGAGAGCTCGAAGCTGGGTAGAAAGGATATACTAAAGATTGAGGGCTACAAGCCCCGGCAGAGGGACCTGGAGGTCCTCGGTATCATAGCACCCGGGGCGACCTTCAACGTTATAGAGGACTACAAGGTAGTCGAGAAGGTTAAGCTAAAGCTGCCGGAGGAGTCACAAGGGGTTCTACGGTGCCCCAACCCCACCTGCATAACGAGGAAGGAGAGGGAGAAGGCTGTTTCGAAGATGGTGCTCGTCTCCCAAGACCCGCCAGCCTACCGGTGCGTCTACTGCGGCACCACAGTTATGGGCGACGAGATACACGATCTCATATCCCCGTAG
- a CDS encoding HD domain-containing protein, which translates to MSVQVTPTLVREKVKESEVLSSIYHLIEEDQEIQALFRMSNVMAVGRLLYNDHGPVHARIIAGSALEIFDRLLESGVTPSTLSDGTLEDVEEAKAVVLLAAFLHDIGNSVHRDNHELIGAVMSERIIDRIVSKVFPDWSTRKRVFFRSEVMHAIYATAPNVKALTVEAGTVKVADATDMAEGRARIPYLKGKLDMHSLSAISIKQVLISKGSMRPVRIEVKMLSYAGFFQIERVLLPKIETSVIREYVEIAPYIIGREGEEPLQPIFP; encoded by the coding sequence ATGTCTGTCCAGGTAACCCCAACTCTAGTTAGGGAGAAGGTCAAGGAGAGCGAGGTCCTCTCGAGCATATACCACCTGATCGAGGAGGACCAGGAGATACAGGCCCTCTTCCGCATGTCAAACGTCATGGCTGTGGGGAGGCTGCTCTACAACGACCATGGACCGGTCCACGCCAGGATAATTGCGGGCTCCGCGCTGGAGATTTTTGATAGGCTTCTAGAGAGCGGCGTGACACCGTCCACACTCTCGGACGGCACGCTAGAGGATGTTGAAGAGGCTAAGGCGGTGGTCCTCCTGGCGGCCTTTCTACACGATATTGGAAACAGCGTTCACAGGGATAACCACGAGCTGATAGGGGCTGTCATGTCTGAAAGGATTATAGACAGGATAGTTTCCAAGGTGTTTCCGGATTGGAGCACCAGGAAGAGGGTGTTCTTCAGGTCAGAGGTTATGCACGCAATATATGCCACAGCACCTAATGTGAAGGCGCTGACTGTGGAGGCTGGAACTGTCAAGGTGGCTGACGCGACCGATATGGCTGAGGGGAGGGCTAGGATACCCTATCTCAAGGGGAAGCTTGACATGCACAGTCTGAGCGCTATAAGCATAAAGCAGGTTCTAATCAGCAAGGGGTCTATGAGGCCTGTGAGGATAGAGGTTAAGATGCTGAGCTACGCCGGCTTCTTCCAGATTGAGAGGGTCCTCCTCCCCAAGATAGAGACCTCGGTTATAAGGGAGTACGTCGAGATCGCGCCCTACATTATAGGCAGGGAGGGCGAGGAGCCTCTGCAACCCATATTCCCCTAA
- a CDS encoding alpha-ketoacid dehydrogenase subunit beta, with the protein MNMVQALNTALREEMRRDKSVVVLGEDVGRRGGVFLVTEGLIDEFGEERVIDTPLTEMGIVAFAIGMAMYGLRPVAEIQFIDFIYEAFDQIVNNAAWYRFRSGGMYNVPLVIRGPCCGGIRGGMHHSQSNEPYFIHTPGLYVVMPSTPYDAKGLLKSSIRSDDAVIFLEPKSIYRTIREEVPDNDYTIPLGQARLVQEGSDVTLVTWGAMVHLAKEAAELLREKRGWSIEIIDLRTLQPWDKDMVVKSLEKTGRLVIVHEARKILGPGAEIAAYISENYIDLLRGPVKRVASYDTPYPLAHEKLYLPNLAKIYRAVTEVMQW; encoded by the coding sequence ATGAACATGGTGCAGGCTCTTAACACTGCTCTCAGGGAGGAGATGAGGCGGGATAAGAGTGTTGTTGTGCTTGGGGAGGACGTTGGCAGGAGGGGGGGAGTCTTCCTCGTAACTGAGGGTCTCATCGACGAGTTCGGCGAGGAGAGGGTTATAGACACTCCCCTCACCGAGATGGGTATCGTGGCGTTCGCTATAGGGATGGCTATGTACGGTCTTAGGCCGGTTGCGGAGATACAGTTTATCGACTTCATATACGAGGCGTTCGACCAGATAGTAAACAATGCGGCCTGGTATAGGTTCAGGAGCGGTGGCATGTATAACGTGCCCCTTGTAATAAGGGGGCCCTGCTGCGGCGGCATAAGAGGGGGAATGCACCACAGCCAGAGCAACGAGCCGTACTTCATCCACACTCCAGGCCTCTACGTCGTCATGCCATCCACACCCTACGATGCGAAGGGGCTGCTTAAATCGTCTATACGGAGCGATGACGCCGTCATATTTCTCGAGCCTAAGAGCATCTACAGGACTATCAGGGAGGAGGTTCCGGACAACGACTACACAATCCCCCTGGGCCAGGCTAGGCTTGTCCAGGAAGGGTCGGACGTCACCCTAGTAACATGGGGCGCTATGGTGCATCTGGCCAAGGAGGCTGCTGAGCTCCTCAGAGAGAAGAGGGGCTGGAGCATCGAGATAATCGATCTCAGAACTCTCCAGCCATGGGATAAAGATATGGTTGTGAAGAGTCTCGAGAAGACTGGAAGGCTCGTTATAGTCCACGAGGCTAGGAAGATACTAGGCCCGGGCGCGGAGATAGCCGCATACATTAGCGAGAACTACATAGACTTGCTACGCGGCCCCGTTAAGAGGGTGGCCAGCTACGACACACCATACCCCCTAGCCCACGAGAAGCTCTACTTGCCTAACCTCGCTAAGATATACAGGGCAGTAACAGAAGTTATGCAGTGGTGA
- a CDS encoding class II aldolase/adducin family protein, whose product MFYPPRGPIDKSVMADVAEALKTLYERGLVQAMGGNVSALHNGLVYLSPTRVFRGRLSWMDVAVMRLDGSVVRGRPSSEWRMHIAIYRRLDGIAAVVHAHPPALLGADSTGLRLNPSLLMEAEATVGCVAGVPRVKPGTWELAEAVATALEASGCRAAVLRNHGVVAVGRSLWEALDMAEAVEDLARISLYQRLGGGGV is encoded by the coding sequence GTGTTCTACCCTCCAAGAGGCCCTATAGATAAGAGTGTCATGGCCGATGTCGCAGAGGCCCTTAAGACACTCTACGAGAGGGGTCTCGTCCAGGCGATGGGAGGCAATGTTTCCGCGCTGCACAACGGCCTAGTCTACTTATCGCCGACGCGTGTTTTCAGAGGCAGGCTGAGCTGGATGGACGTGGCAGTCATGAGGCTTGACGGCAGTGTAGTTAGGGGGAGGCCCAGCAGCGAGTGGAGGATGCACATCGCCATATATAGACGCCTAGATGGCATCGCGGCCGTCGTCCACGCCCACCCCCCAGCCCTCCTCGGGGCGGACTCGACGGGGCTTAGGCTCAACCCCAGCCTCCTCATGGAGGCCGAGGCCACCGTAGGCTGTGTGGCGGGGGTACCACGGGTCAAACCTGGCACCTGGGAGCTGGCCGAGGCCGTGGCCACTGCTCTAGAAGCCTCCGGCTGTAGAGCCGCAGTGCTCAGGAACCATGGAGTTGTGGCTGTGGGTAGAAGCCTCTGGGAGGCCCTCGATATGGCTGAAGCAGTTGAGGACCTCGCCAGAATCAGCCTGTACCAGAGGCTGGGCGGCGGAGGCGTATAG
- a CDS encoding aldo/keto reductase codes for MAGEPRLGRTGPRVSRVGLGLWQFGSPMWGGKALSADVLARGLSIAVEEGINLLDTAEVYGMGSSERMLGEALKRLNAREDFVIVSKVAGFRSTAGDIVKGARGIAGRLSSAPDVILHHWPPPVYSRLCSVVRGLEQAVNEGLASYYGFSNYGEDLLGDALSCTRRLEPVADQILYNLAYRTPEQRLIPLLHQHGMTPIAWSPLAKGALAGFKGEPTRAQAGDPVFRTALEDTGLQEVLESVARRLGASKASVALAWVAYKGAVPIVGWRRPERVREAAAAARLKLSEEDVALLDEASKRYVTLWGSSYSPPGLRRIRLIPGALQRLAIRLWGGI; via the coding sequence ATGGCGGGTGAGCCCAGGCTCGGCAGGACCGGCCCGCGGGTATCGAGGGTTGGGCTGGGCCTCTGGCAGTTCGGCTCGCCGATGTGGGGTGGGAAGGCGCTATCGGCCGATGTTCTGGCTAGAGGCCTATCCATAGCCGTGGAGGAGGGGATCAACCTCCTCGACACCGCTGAGGTCTACGGCATGGGCTCTTCCGAGAGGATGCTTGGCGAGGCCCTAAAGAGGCTTAACGCTAGGGAGGACTTCGTAATAGTGAGCAAGGTCGCAGGGTTCAGGAGTACCGCGGGCGACATAGTGAAGGGGGCCCGCGGCATAGCGGGGAGGCTCAGCTCGGCGCCCGACGTCATCCTACACCACTGGCCACCCCCCGTTTACTCTAGGCTCTGCAGCGTAGTTCGCGGGCTGGAGCAGGCTGTTAATGAGGGTCTAGCCAGCTACTACGGCTTCTCTAACTACGGCGAGGACCTCCTGGGCGACGCCCTATCCTGCACCAGGAGGCTCGAGCCAGTGGCGGACCAGATACTATACAATCTAGCCTACAGGACTCCAGAGCAGCGGCTCATACCCCTCCTACACCAGCACGGAATGACCCCCATAGCGTGGAGCCCCCTCGCGAAGGGCGCCCTGGCAGGCTTCAAAGGCGAGCCCACCAGGGCCCAGGCGGGTGACCCCGTCTTCAGAACTGCCCTAGAAGATACTGGGCTGCAGGAGGTCCTGGAGTCCGTAGCCCGGCGTCTAGGGGCGTCGAAAGCGTCTGTAGCCCTGGCTTGGGTAGCCTACAAGGGTGCCGTGCCTATAGTGGGGTGGAGGAGGCCTGAGAGGGTTAGGGAGGCGGCCGCGGCCGCCAGGCTAAAGCTGAGCGAGGAGGATGTGGCATTGCTTGACGAGGCGAGCAAGCGCTACGTAACATTGTGGGGCAGCAGCTATAGCCCCCCAGGCCTGCGGAGGATCAGGCTAATTCCCGGGGCGCTGCAGCGGCTCGCCATAAGGTTGTGGGGAGGCATCTAG